From Streptomyces asiaticus, one genomic window encodes:
- a CDS encoding beta-galactosidase, translating to MPDLNDATRGRVLYGGDYNPEQWPESVWHDDIRLMRRAGVTTVTVGVFSWARLEPRPDARDFDWLDRVLDLLHEGGIEVCLATPTASPPPWMGSRHPETLPRDESGAVVWYGSRNQFCASSPVYREHALRITEDLADRYGGHPALRMWHVGNEYSTHCWCDGTARHFRRWLRARYGGLDALNQAWGTAFWSQRYDSWEEIIPPRRAQYLINPGQALDFRRFTSDALLECFTAERDALAARTPHIPVTTNFMPLFIGQDGWAWAAEEDVVSVDLYPDPEDPHAAAYGAMVQDLTRSQAGGPWVLMEQAAGPVNWRGVNHPKPHGLMRLWSLQAVARGADAVCFFQWRQSRQGSEKFHSGMVPHAGEHSRTFARVCELGAELRELAPVAGTDVPARAAILHDWHSWWASVQDGRPSSLVSCERLLRAWHQALWERNLTTDFAHPHADLTDYALVAVPQLYLLTDEALDNLAAYVRGGGTLVCGFFTGVADEDDRVRPGGVDRRLRGLLGIRTVHEWWPLDEGEALTAEGAWLGAFHGTLWSEDLEPSTAEPVARIRGGELDGRPVVTRNAYGTGTAWYVSTLPEPAALRALLGRAAEEAGLAPALPGLPAGVEAVWRGPYLFLLNHGRTPAVVPLPSARTDLLTGRAHHTGVRLDRFAVMVLAPPESLI from the coding sequence ATGCCCGACCTGAACGACGCCACCCGCGGCCGCGTCCTCTACGGCGGCGACTACAACCCCGAGCAGTGGCCCGAGAGCGTCTGGCACGACGACATCCGGCTGATGCGCCGGGCGGGCGTCACCACCGTCACCGTCGGCGTCTTCTCCTGGGCCCGGCTCGAACCCCGCCCCGACGCACGGGACTTCGACTGGCTGGACCGGGTCCTGGACCTGCTCCACGAGGGCGGGATCGAGGTGTGCCTGGCCACTCCGACCGCCTCCCCGCCGCCCTGGATGGGCTCCCGGCACCCCGAGACCCTGCCGCGCGACGAGAGCGGCGCGGTTGTCTGGTACGGATCACGGAACCAGTTCTGCGCCTCATCACCCGTCTACCGCGAGCACGCCCTGCGCATCACCGAGGACCTGGCGGACCGCTACGGCGGCCATCCGGCCCTGCGGATGTGGCACGTCGGCAACGAGTACTCCACCCACTGCTGGTGCGACGGGACCGCCCGGCACTTCCGCCGCTGGCTGCGCGCCCGGTACGGCGGCCTGGACGCCCTCAACCAGGCGTGGGGGACGGCCTTCTGGAGCCAGCGCTACGACTCCTGGGAGGAGATCATCCCGCCGCGCCGCGCCCAATACCTGATCAACCCCGGTCAGGCGCTGGACTTCCGCCGCTTCACCAGCGACGCCCTGCTGGAGTGCTTCACCGCCGAACGCGACGCGCTGGCCGCCCGCACCCCGCACATCCCCGTGACCACCAACTTCATGCCGCTGTTCATCGGCCAGGACGGCTGGGCCTGGGCGGCGGAGGAGGACGTGGTCTCCGTCGACCTCTACCCCGACCCCGAGGACCCGCACGCGGCCGCCTACGGAGCGATGGTCCAGGACCTGACCCGCTCCCAGGCGGGCGGCCCCTGGGTCCTCATGGAGCAGGCCGCAGGCCCCGTCAACTGGCGCGGCGTCAACCACCCCAAGCCGCACGGGCTGATGCGGCTGTGGTCCCTCCAGGCCGTCGCGCGCGGCGCCGACGCGGTCTGCTTCTTCCAGTGGCGGCAGTCCCGGCAGGGCAGCGAGAAGTTCCACTCCGGGATGGTCCCGCACGCCGGTGAGCACAGCCGCACCTTCGCGCGGGTGTGCGAACTCGGCGCCGAACTGCGCGAACTGGCCCCGGTCGCGGGCACGGACGTCCCCGCGAGGGCCGCGATCCTGCACGACTGGCACTCCTGGTGGGCCTCTGTCCAGGACGGCCGCCCCTCCTCCCTGGTCTCCTGCGAACGGCTGCTGCGCGCCTGGCACCAGGCCCTGTGGGAGCGGAACCTCACCACCGACTTCGCCCATCCGCACGCCGACCTCACCGACTACGCCCTCGTCGCCGTCCCCCAGCTGTATCTGCTCACCGACGAGGCGCTGGACAACCTCGCGGCGTACGTACGCGGCGGCGGCACTCTCGTCTGCGGCTTCTTCACCGGCGTCGCCGACGAGGACGACCGGGTGCGCCCCGGCGGGGTGGACCGCCGCCTCCGCGGGCTCCTCGGCATCCGTACGGTCCACGAGTGGTGGCCGCTGGACGAGGGCGAGGCGCTCACCGCCGAGGGCGCCTGGCTGGGCGCGTTCCACGGCACCCTCTGGTCCGAGGACCTGGAGCCGTCCACCGCCGAACCGGTCGCCCGGATCAGGGGCGGTGAGCTCGACGGCCGCCCCGTCGTCACCCGTAACGCCTACGGCACCGGCACCGCCTGGTACGTCTCCACCCTCCCCGAACCCGCCGCCCTGCGCGCGCTGCTCGGCCGCGCGGCCGAGGAGGCGGGGCTGGCCCCCGCGCTGCCCGGCCTCCCCGCGGGGGTCGAGGCGGTGTGGCGGGGCCCGTATCTCTTCCTGCTCAACCACGGCCGCACCCCGGCGGTCGTCCCCCTCCCGTCCGCGCGGACGGATCTGCTCACCGGGCGCGCGCACCACACCGGCGTCCGGCTGGACCGCTTCGCGGTCATGGTCCTGGCTCCGCCCGAATCCCTCATCTGA
- a CDS encoding carbohydrate ABC transporter permease, with the protein MTVTERTAAEAGPAAPPPRRRRDERRPVWEEEPGRVGQGLKGATLVGVCLAILGPLWVVVVTSLSDQRTITDAGGLVIVPETITFRAYTELLSGGTVTRATLVSLALTAVGTVISTVVSVLCAYGLSRPGSFLHRPILMVLLVTMFFNAGLIPTYLLVTGVGLEGSYWSMILPGAVSVFNVLVLRAFFQNIAPELIDSARIDGAGDWRILFRIVLPLSKAVIAVVSLFYAVGYWSQWFNAMLYLNDQDMWPLQMILRQLVIKQQAPQGMSQMISTQQIPGLAVQMAVMVLALIPVAVLYPFVQKHFTKGMLTGAVKG; encoded by the coding sequence ATGACCGTGACCGAGCGGACCGCGGCCGAGGCCGGACCCGCCGCCCCGCCCCCGCGGCGGCGGCGCGACGAGCGGCGCCCGGTGTGGGAGGAGGAGCCCGGCAGGGTCGGCCAGGGGCTCAAGGGGGCCACCCTGGTCGGGGTGTGTCTGGCGATCCTCGGCCCGCTGTGGGTGGTGGTCGTCACCAGCCTCTCCGATCAGAGGACCATCACCGATGCCGGGGGACTGGTGATCGTCCCCGAGACGATCACCTTCCGGGCCTACACCGAGCTGCTGAGCGGCGGCACGGTGACCCGGGCGACGCTCGTCAGCCTCGCGCTCACCGCCGTGGGCACCGTGATCAGCACCGTCGTCTCGGTCCTGTGCGCCTACGGCCTGTCCCGTCCGGGGTCCTTCCTGCACCGGCCGATCCTGATGGTGCTGCTGGTCACCATGTTCTTCAACGCCGGTCTCATCCCCACGTATCTGCTGGTCACCGGCGTCGGCCTGGAGGGCAGCTACTGGTCGATGATCCTGCCCGGGGCCGTCTCGGTCTTCAACGTCCTGGTGCTGCGGGCGTTCTTCCAGAACATCGCGCCCGAGCTGATCGACAGCGCCCGGATCGACGGCGCGGGGGACTGGCGCATCCTGTTCCGCATCGTGCTGCCGCTGTCGAAGGCCGTGATCGCGGTGGTCTCGCTCTTCTACGCGGTCGGCTACTGGAGCCAGTGGTTCAACGCCATGCTCTACCTCAACGACCAGGACATGTGGCCGCTCCAGATGATCCTGCGCCAGCTGGTGATCAAGCAGCAGGCGCCGCAGGGCATGTCCCAGATGATCTCCACCCAGCAGATCCCCGGACTGGCCGTGCAGATGGCCGTCATGGTGCTCGCGCTGATCCCGGTCGCGGTGCTCTACCCCTTCGTCCAGAAGCACTTCACCAAGGGCATGCTCACCGGCGCCGTCAAGGGCTGA
- a CDS encoding ABC transporter permease translates to MAKPARGALAARGTEPRHGTAAGPGTPTARAGWWHRLRRDRTLLLMVAPAVGLLLLFTYVPLLWTTVAYLDYDPFTQGLWTSPWVGLDNFSLLFEDSRFWDAFANTLSITFIQLVLFFPVPIALALLLNSVLSDKVRGLVQSILYLPHFFSWVLVITIFQQMLGGAGLLAQQLRAHGHEGFDLMTDPGVFKFLITAQLVWKDAGWGVIVFLAALSAVNQDLYEAAAVDGANRRRRMWHVTLPALRPVVALLLVLRVGDSLTVGFEQILLQRDAVGPGASEVFDTYVWWVGIANTDYGIAAAGGLIKGAFSLVLVLIANKVAHMLGEQGVYRK, encoded by the coding sequence ATGGCCAAGCCGGCCCGTGGCGCCCTGGCGGCCCGTGGCACCGAGCCAAGGCATGGCACCGCGGCGGGCCCCGGCACCCCGACCGCCCGCGCCGGATGGTGGCACCGGCTGCGCCGCGACCGCACCCTCCTCCTGATGGTCGCCCCGGCCGTCGGTCTGCTCCTGCTCTTCACCTATGTGCCGCTGCTCTGGACCACGGTTGCCTATCTGGATTACGACCCGTTCACCCAGGGGCTGTGGACCAGCCCCTGGGTGGGCCTGGACAACTTCAGCCTCCTCTTCGAGGACAGCCGCTTCTGGGACGCCTTCGCCAACACCCTCTCCATCACCTTCATCCAGCTGGTGCTGTTCTTCCCGGTGCCCATCGCGCTGGCGCTGCTGCTCAACAGCGTGCTCAGCGACAAGGTCCGCGGCCTGGTGCAGTCGATCCTGTACTTGCCGCACTTCTTCTCGTGGGTGCTGGTGATCACGATCTTCCAGCAGATGCTCGGCGGCGCCGGGCTGCTCGCCCAGCAGCTGCGCGCCCACGGCCACGAGGGCTTCGACCTGATGACCGACCCGGGCGTCTTCAAGTTCCTGATCACCGCCCAGCTGGTGTGGAAGGACGCGGGCTGGGGCGTGATCGTCTTCCTGGCCGCGCTCTCCGCCGTCAACCAGGACCTCTACGAGGCCGCGGCGGTGGACGGCGCGAACCGCCGGCGCCGGATGTGGCACGTCACGCTGCCCGCGCTGCGCCCCGTGGTCGCCCTGCTGCTGGTGTTGCGCGTCGGTGACTCGCTGACCGTCGGCTTCGAGCAGATCCTGCTCCAGCGCGACGCGGTGGGGCCCGGCGCCTCGGAGGTCTTCGACACCTATGTGTGGTGGGTCGGCATCGCCAACACCGACTACGGGATCGCCGCCGCCGGCGGTCTGATCAAGGGCGCCTTCAGCCTGGTGCTGGTGCTGATCGCCAACAAAGTCGCCCATATGCTCGGCGAGCAGGGGGTTTACCGGAAATGA
- a CDS encoding extracellular solute-binding protein yields the protein MPNSQASASTSPPSRRTFLASTAVAAAAAAGGVPLLTGCSTEEGSGKGGTTSGKELKNLLPAYVASKVADPDIPSVNGSSPGYTKAPPAAELVASVRGKPGHGGSYTMFEPLWGTPPPKNNAYYKAVNDALGATVKLQPQDGNTYGEKLGAVLASGDIADIVMIPLWEMGGRIHGAVGAKFADLGPYLSGDKVKKYPNLAAIPTAAWQMSVFGGKLRGLPMPSRPLAGVIPYYREDIFTKEGYHVPKSPAEFLALAKEITRPKSKVWACDDMWWSAQRFFGCPGEKPYYWIEKNGKLVHKVETENYLEALEWCRKLFAGGYVHPDAVAGKLNDALTRFTSGQTLLYNDGDAKWYGATFEQAGPHPDFKIQGMDWFGPDGGDPVIYLDPPAQIWSFLNKNLSKDQIEEILALANFIAAPFGTKEQRLIDYGVEGVHHDMKKGVPVKNATGVRDVQDTYRFIVSPQASVAYPDFPQMVEDYCGWMQRMGKFARKPLFYGMQIQEPNRYASLYTPFEDLAKDVTRGRKSIKDAQRAISDWRSGGGDRLRDWYAGLLDENGSGA from the coding sequence ATGCCGAACTCCCAGGCTTCGGCCTCCACTTCCCCTCCCAGCCGGAGAACCTTCCTGGCCTCCACGGCGGTTGCCGCGGCGGCCGCCGCGGGAGGGGTTCCGCTGCTCACCGGCTGCTCCACCGAGGAGGGCTCCGGCAAGGGCGGCACCACCTCAGGCAAGGAGCTGAAGAACCTGCTGCCGGCCTATGTGGCCTCGAAGGTGGCGGACCCCGACATCCCGAGCGTCAACGGCTCCAGCCCCGGCTACACCAAGGCCCCGCCCGCCGCCGAACTGGTCGCCTCCGTACGGGGCAAGCCCGGCCACGGCGGCAGCTACACGATGTTCGAACCGCTCTGGGGCACCCCGCCGCCCAAGAACAACGCCTACTACAAGGCGGTCAACGACGCGCTCGGCGCCACGGTCAAGCTTCAGCCGCAGGACGGCAACACCTACGGCGAGAAGCTCGGCGCCGTCCTCGCCTCCGGCGACATCGCCGATATCGTGATGATTCCGCTCTGGGAGATGGGCGGGCGGATCCATGGCGCGGTCGGCGCCAAATTCGCCGATCTGGGCCCGTATCTCTCCGGCGACAAGGTCAAGAAATATCCGAACCTCGCCGCCATTCCCACCGCCGCCTGGCAGATGTCCGTCTTCGGCGGCAAGCTCCGCGGGCTGCCGATGCCCTCCCGTCCGCTTGCCGGCGTCATTCCGTACTACCGCGAGGACATCTTCACCAAGGAGGGCTATCACGTCCCCAAGAGCCCGGCGGAATTCCTCGCCCTGGCCAAGGAGATCACCCGGCCCAAGAGCAAGGTATGGGCCTGTGACGACATGTGGTGGTCGGCGCAGCGGTTCTTCGGCTGCCCGGGGGAGAAGCCGTACTACTGGATCGAGAAGAACGGCAAGCTGGTCCACAAGGTCGAGACCGAGAACTACCTCGAGGCCCTGGAATGGTGCCGCAAGCTCTTCGCCGGGGGCTATGTCCACCCGGACGCGGTCGCGGGCAAGCTCAATGACGCGCTGACCCGCTTCACCTCCGGACAGACCCTCCTCTACAACGACGGCGACGCCAAGTGGTACGGCGCCACCTTCGAACAGGCCGGTCCCCACCCCGACTTCAAGATTCAGGGAATGGACTGGTTCGGCCCCGACGGCGGCGACCCGGTCATCTATCTCGACCCGCCCGCCCAGATCTGGTCGTTCCTCAACAAGAACCTCTCCAAGGATCAGATCGAGGAAATCCTCGCCCTCGCGAACTTCATCGCCGCGCCCTTCGGCACCAAGGAGCAGCGCCTCATCGACTACGGCGTCGAAGGCGTGCACCACGACATGAAGAAGGGCGTACCGGTCAAGAACGCGACAGGCGTCCGGGACGTCCAGGACACCTATCGCTTCATCGTCTCCCCGCAGGCGAGCGTCGCCTATCCGGACTTCCCCCAGATGGTCGAGGACTACTGCGGCTGGATGCAGCGGATGGGCAAGTTCGCCAGGAAGCCGCTCTTCTACGGAATGCAGATCCAGGAGCCCAATCGGTACGCGTCGCTCTACACACCGTTCGAGGACCTCGCCAAGGACGTGACCCGCGGCCGTAAGTCGATCAAGGACGCCCAGCGGGCCATCAGCGACTGGCGCAGCGGCGGCGGCGACCGGCTCCGCGACTGGTACGCGGGGCTCCTCGACGAGAACGGCAGCGGCGCCTGA